Proteins encoded together in one Neobacillus sp. FSL H8-0543 window:
- a CDS encoding ribonuclease E inhibitor RraB — MKFPNDADGDALQSLYKDGVDFKKQQSVDFFVAVPDKATGEELSQVLKGEGFNCFLDQDDETEEWACCCTKRMLLNYNELIKIQNKLDNLSKPHGGFADGWGVFVE; from the coding sequence ATGAAATTTCCAAATGATGCTGATGGAGATGCTTTACAAAGTTTATATAAAGATGGAGTAGATTTTAAAAAACAACAATCAGTGGACTTCTTTGTTGCCGTTCCTGATAAAGCAACAGGTGAAGAATTATCGCAAGTACTAAAAGGCGAAGGATTCAATTGTTTCTTAGACCAAGACGACGAAACGGAAGAGTGGGCCTGTTGTTGCACGAAAAGAATGTTATTAAATTATAATGAACTAATAAAAATACAGAATAAATTAGATAACTTAAGTAAACCACATGGTGGTTTTGCTGACGGTTGGGGCGTTTTTGTAGAATAG
- a CDS encoding chromate transporter, translated as MNSNIRILIKLLFTFLKISPITFGGGYAMTTLIELEVVNKNEWIKKEEIIDVFTIAQTLPGAVAINSAIFIGYRVAGFTGAVVSLIGILFPTFLIVILVSLIYFIFKDNSIIKAAFNGIGASIVALILYAGFLIGKTAIRGKTSVFIMILSLLLLIIFHINPIILIISGALVGMIKLKPKSVGEKGGGITTRDEQMLFIKKVKEE; from the coding sequence ATGAATTCAAATATAAGGATTCTAATAAAATTACTTTTCACTTTTTTAAAGATAAGCCCAATCACCTTTGGTGGCGGTTATGCCATGACTACATTAATTGAATTAGAAGTCGTAAATAAAAACGAATGGATAAAAAAGGAAGAAATCATTGATGTATTCACTATTGCACAAACCTTGCCTGGAGCGGTTGCGATAAATTCCGCCATATTCATTGGCTATCGTGTAGCCGGTTTTACTGGTGCCGTGGTTTCATTAATTGGCATTTTGTTCCCTACCTTTTTGATTGTCATATTGGTTTCACTAATTTATTTCATCTTCAAGGACAATTCAATTATTAAAGCCGCATTTAATGGAATTGGTGCTTCAATCGTTGCTTTGATTCTATATGCAGGATTTTTAATTGGAAAGACAGCTATCAGAGGAAAAACGAGTGTATTTATCATGATCCTGAGTTTATTACTGCTAATCATTTTTCATATAAATCCGATCATATTGATAATTAGCGGGGCTTTGGTAGGAATGATTAAACTGAAACCTAAATCTGTTGGTGAAAAAGGGGGGGGAATAACTACTAGGGATGAGCAAATGTTGTTTATAAAGAAAGTTAAAGAGGAATAA
- a CDS encoding alkyl sulfatase dimerization domain-containing protein — MSIKPNETKQNPSENVATAINPNLYMGGSVEKVTMSNGAIVNKVLAKHYTDLPGPSITKLTDKITVLENYSLENTIIIEGKEGIIVWDTGSNLGIGKKKYKALRSVTDKPIMAIIYSHNHYTKGAKAFLSEEAEDGSIQIIGHPDIHKNTINSTAELGKAISKSTAQHFGLYLPNQGPDAPPISYDGGSDADKSSGYVKPNYGVRDGEELMVDGVRIQFFYTPADTFDSITAWLPDHDTVITNSIWHVLPNMYTLRGQPYRDPDYWIKGIDQIRSIRPQYLITSHGNPMKTREASYELATSYRDAMSFIYCQTIRLINKGLKPDEIAEEITLPAHLSQHPRLIEVYGEFKHQVKGVYSGLIGWFSLDAADINPVPISFRSLKIIEGYGGIPKVLKACRESIENHEYAWAAELVTHVLNIQPDLKEAREMKAEALREMGQLTSALSSRGFYLSQALELEGKVDLSNIPNSFSKNYDKAAAQKYPIETSIKLLEYKIIPGKCEHLNRILSIEFTDLNQTFGLHVRNGVAEFIDSPPKQPNISIALPSTVWLDIILGKYTIDEALNHDSVQISGEGSAISELMQSFDL; from the coding sequence ATGAGTATTAAACCAAATGAAACAAAGCAGAACCCCAGTGAGAATGTAGCAACGGCAATAAACCCCAATCTCTACATGGGTGGATCTGTGGAAAAAGTGACAATGTCTAACGGTGCAATTGTTAATAAAGTATTGGCAAAGCATTATACAGATCTGCCAGGGCCTTCCATAACAAAATTAACAGACAAAATTACGGTTTTGGAAAATTACTCACTAGAAAATACAATCATTATTGAAGGAAAAGAGGGAATCATTGTCTGGGATACCGGTTCAAATTTGGGGATTGGTAAAAAGAAATATAAGGCACTAAGAAGTGTAACCGATAAACCGATTATGGCTATCATTTATTCTCATAACCACTACACGAAAGGGGCAAAAGCTTTCCTTTCTGAAGAAGCGGAAGATGGGTCTATCCAAATCATTGGTCACCCAGATATACATAAAAATACGATCAATTCAACGGCAGAGCTTGGAAAAGCAATCTCCAAATCAACAGCACAGCACTTTGGGTTATACCTGCCAAATCAAGGACCTGATGCACCGCCTATTAGCTATGATGGTGGAAGTGATGCTGACAAGTCTTCTGGTTATGTAAAGCCAAACTATGGGGTAAGGGATGGAGAAGAACTAATGGTCGACGGAGTTAGGATACAGTTCTTTTATACTCCTGCGGACACATTTGATTCAATCACTGCCTGGCTCCCTGATCACGATACAGTCATCACAAACAGTATTTGGCATGTCCTTCCCAATATGTATACGTTAAGAGGACAGCCTTATCGTGATCCCGATTATTGGATTAAAGGAATTGACCAGATTCGCAGTATTAGGCCTCAATATCTAATCACGTCACATGGCAATCCAATGAAAACTAGAGAAGCAAGCTATGAATTAGCGACATCTTATCGTGATGCCATGTCATTCATTTATTGTCAAACCATTCGATTGATTAATAAGGGGTTGAAGCCGGACGAGATTGCGGAGGAAATCACTTTGCCTGCCCATCTTTCGCAGCATCCTAGATTAATAGAAGTTTATGGTGAGTTCAAGCATCAGGTAAAGGGAGTTTACAGTGGTTTGATCGGCTGGTTTAGTTTAGATGCTGCCGACATAAATCCAGTGCCAATCTCCTTTAGATCACTGAAAATTATTGAAGGCTATGGCGGAATTCCTAAAGTTCTTAAAGCTTGCCGTGAATCCATTGAAAATCATGAATATGCATGGGCAGCGGAGCTGGTTACACATGTGTTGAATATACAGCCTGACCTGAAGGAAGCCCGCGAGATGAAAGCCGAAGCTTTAAGGGAAATGGGTCAATTGACATCGGCCCTATCATCAAGAGGCTTCTATCTTTCCCAAGCACTCGAGCTTGAGGGGAAGGTTGATCTATCAAACATCCCTAATTCGTTCTCGAAAAATTACGATAAAGCAGCAGCGCAAAAGTATCCAATCGAAACCTCCATCAAGCTGCTGGAGTATAAAATAATCCCAGGTAAATGTGAGCATCTTAATCGGATTTTATCCATTGAATTTACTGACCTAAATCAAACATTCGGTTTACACGTCAGAAATGGGGTTGCTGAATTTATTGATTCCCCTCCTAAACAGCCCAATATATCAATCGCTCTGCCAAGCACAGTTTGGTTAGACATCATTTTGGGCAAGTATACCATCGATGAGGCTCTCAATCATGATTCTGTCCAGATTAGTGGAGAGGGCTCAGCCATCAGTGAACTGATGCAAAGCTTTGATTTATAA
- a CDS encoding chromate transporter: MMYLQLYWGFFLVGCFSFGGGYAMLPLIERLISSHDWMTSGQFAEVISLSGMLPGSIGTNAAVFVGFQTGGIAASLVATAGIITPSLILVVLISKFFKRFQDSEIIEKAFYGLRPVVVGLLVYSAIKYAFSLEIMTTISIETIIFTIMLIISLLLLIYKKIHPLFLIFLSVIGGIAFL, encoded by the coding sequence ATGATGTATTTACAACTTTATTGGGGATTTTTTCTAGTTGGCTGTTTTTCATTTGGCGGAGGCTATGCCATGCTCCCTCTAATTGAAAGGCTAATATCTAGTCATGATTGGATGACATCAGGACAGTTTGCAGAGGTTATTTCTCTATCAGGTATGCTCCCAGGCTCTATAGGGACAAATGCTGCTGTTTTTGTGGGTTTTCAAACAGGCGGAATAGCAGCTTCACTTGTTGCAACGGCTGGAATTATCACACCATCCTTAATACTAGTGGTTCTAATCAGTAAATTTTTTAAGCGCTTTCAAGATAGTGAAATTATTGAAAAAGCTTTTTATGGTTTAAGGCCAGTTGTCGTAGGATTGCTAGTCTATTCAGCTATTAAATATGCTTTTTCCTTAGAGATAATGACGACCATTTCTATAGAAACAATCATTTTTACTATTATGCTCATAATTTCCTTGCTTCTCTTAATCTATAAAAAAATCCACCCACTGTTCCTAATCTTCTTATCTGTGATAGGCGGAATAGCATTTTTGTAA
- a CDS encoding glucose 1-dehydrogenase, with protein sequence MSIQKLFDLTGQTAIVTGGGRGLGRQIALGLAEAGANIVLCSRNLAACESVKQEIIDKGREAIALYVDVTKPDTIDKLVDAAISQFGKITILVNNSGIGGRFPAAEMPLEKWQSVIDTNLTGVFLMCQAVGKTMIENSYGKIVNIGSAAGFKGTEPFWLDNVAYNSSKGALSILTKDLAVKWGPLGVYVNTVAPGTFPTDINREKIAKIGEIMLDNIPLRRFGGENDLMGAVLFFASGASNFCTGQTLPIDGGLTAK encoded by the coding sequence ATGTCTATTCAAAAATTATTCGATCTCACTGGCCAAACAGCCATTGTTACAGGCGGTGGTAGAGGCTTGGGTCGCCAAATTGCATTAGGGTTAGCTGAGGCCGGGGCAAATATTGTTCTATGCTCAAGAAATCTTGCTGCTTGTGAAAGTGTAAAACAAGAAATTATTGATAAGGGTAGGGAGGCTATCGCATTATATGTAGATGTTACCAAACCGGATACAATTGATAAGCTTGTTGATGCCGCCATTAGCCAATTTGGGAAGATTACTATATTGGTTAATAATAGTGGGATTGGTGGTAGATTTCCAGCTGCAGAAATGCCGTTGGAAAAATGGCAGAGTGTTATTGATACGAATCTTACAGGTGTTTTTCTCATGTGTCAGGCAGTTGGCAAAACGATGATTGAAAATAGCTATGGAAAAATTGTTAATATTGGCTCAGCTGCAGGATTTAAGGGAACAGAGCCCTTTTGGCTGGATAATGTGGCATATAACTCAAGTAAAGGGGCGCTGTCGATTCTTACAAAGGATCTGGCGGTAAAATGGGGGCCCTTGGGCGTGTATGTAAATACTGTTGCTCCGGGTACATTTCCAACCGATATAAACCGGGAAAAGATAGCAAAAATTGGTGAAATCATGTTGGATAATATTCCATTACGAAGATTTGGTGGAGAAAACGATTTGATGGGAGCTGTATTATTCTTTGCTTCAGGAGCTTCCAACTTTTGTACAGGGCAGACGTTACCTATTGATGGAGGATTAACGGCAAAATAA
- a CDS encoding GntR family transcriptional regulator: MLDEKSVIPLYYQLKEILKEKIKDSSWEEGLKVPSERELMEFYGVSRATVRKAISELMMEGLIFSKQGVGTFVSKTKITQNLIGELSFNRQAILQGLTPSSKVVYAALESPLPNRIVDIFNLNQTEKIHKIIRVRSINNTPLILETLYIPYKFAPEILNQDLKNITVFNYLENECKLTFTHSTLEIEPIAINEFESNFLEIEVGKPSLSLERVIYFHEQVITIQRRIMRGDRGKFSLTLGEKPKKHEDYLVGIEFNE; encoded by the coding sequence ATGTTAGATGAAAAAAGTGTCATCCCTCTTTATTACCAACTTAAAGAGATATTAAAGGAAAAAATAAAAGACAGTTCATGGGAGGAAGGATTAAAGGTTCCATCCGAAAGAGAGCTGATGGAATTCTATGGTGTAAGTCGCGCAACAGTTCGAAAAGCAATAAGTGAACTCATGATGGAAGGATTGATCTTTAGTAAACAAGGTGTTGGAACCTTTGTTTCCAAAACAAAAATTACACAGAATTTAATAGGAGAACTAAGCTTTAATCGGCAAGCAATACTTCAAGGATTAACTCCAAGTTCAAAGGTTGTTTACGCAGCTTTGGAATCACCTCTACCTAACCGCATCGTGGATATTTTCAATTTAAATCAAACTGAGAAAATTCATAAAATCATCCGAGTTCGTTCAATAAATAACACTCCATTAATATTAGAAACTTTATACATCCCATACAAATTTGCACCAGAAATATTAAATCAAGATTTAAAGAATATTACAGTATTTAATTATTTGGAAAATGAGTGTAAGCTAACTTTCACTCACTCTACCCTTGAAATTGAACCTATAGCAATTAATGAATTTGAATCAAATTTCTTAGAAATAGAGGTTGGTAAACCGTCTCTATCGCTAGAGCGAGTGATCTATTTCCATGAGCAAGTAATCACCATTCAAAGACGAATTATGCGTGGGGATCGAGGAAAGTTTTCCCTGACTTTAGGGGAAAAACCAAAAAAACACGAAGATTATCTTGTTGGTATTGAATTTAACGAGTAA
- a CDS encoding DUF4386 domain-containing protein, protein MNSKKTARIIGVLFILAAVTAVIGLNLYDPISNGPDYLRNGSEHANRVVIGALMELMLVVSSVGTATTMFPLLRKYNETIAIWHVCFRFLEAVVITVGVISVLTLLTLSQEFVAAGTPDPSSYHASRK, encoded by the coding sequence ATGAATTCAAAAAAAACAGCAAGAATTATAGGGGTACTGTTTATACTCGCAGCAGTTACAGCGGTGATAGGTCTTAATTTATACGACCCTATCTCAAACGGTCCCGATTATCTGAGAAATGGTTCCGAACACGCCAACCGAGTGGTAATTGGAGCCTTAATGGAATTAATGCTTGTTGTTTCATCGGTGGGAACGGCCACTACTATGTTTCCATTGTTAAGGAAGTATAATGAAACAATCGCAATATGGCATGTTTGCTTCAGGTTTCTTGAAGCAGTAGTTATTACAGTTGGTGTCATCAGTGTTTTAACCCTCTTAACCCTAAGCCAGGAATTTGTTGCAGCAGGAACCCCAGATCCTTCATCCTATCACGCTTCAAGAAAATAG
- a CDS encoding nodulation protein NfeD, whose protein sequence is MNRIRIVAILSLLFGFMLMLLPVDSFAKGELVYVVPIEKTVEKGLYSFLKRAVETAENENADAIIFEINTPGGAVDAATDIGKLLTSTNIKTVAFINNRALSAGAYISLNMDEIYMVKGGTIGSAAIIDQQGNTAGKKAESYWFAEMKNAAKHADRNPIYALAMADENVDLPEYGAEKGKLLTLTSEQAVEVKYAEGIVNNLDELLELLGYTEADVRPLEVSMAEKIARFITNPFVYSILLTIGFLGIVLELFSPGFGVSGFIGISALLLFFYGHLVAGLTGYETLILFITGLALILLELFISGGIVGILGFVAIISSLFLAADNVVHMGISLLIAIVVSILISILLIKVFGKKLRLFKKLILTDSTNTESGYVSNINRSELVGLDGYALTILRPSGTILIGNERIDAVSEGAFIDKGSKVKVVKAEGARIVVRARTNLDK, encoded by the coding sequence TGCTGCTTCCAGTGGATAGCTTTGCCAAAGGGGAATTAGTCTATGTCGTACCGATTGAAAAAACAGTTGAAAAGGGATTGTACTCCTTTTTGAAAAGAGCCGTTGAAACAGCTGAGAATGAAAATGCTGACGCCATTATTTTTGAAATAAATACCCCTGGAGGAGCAGTTGATGCTGCTACAGATATTGGTAAGCTGCTTACTTCCACGAATATCAAGACAGTAGCTTTTATTAATAACCGAGCGTTATCCGCTGGTGCATATATTTCATTAAATATGGATGAAATCTACATGGTAAAAGGAGGGACTATTGGGTCGGCTGCGATCATTGACCAGCAAGGTAATACAGCTGGAAAAAAAGCGGAATCCTATTGGTTTGCCGAAATGAAAAACGCGGCAAAGCATGCTGACCGGAATCCAATTTATGCTCTGGCGATGGCTGATGAAAATGTTGATCTACCAGAGTACGGAGCCGAAAAAGGGAAATTATTAACATTAACCTCCGAACAGGCTGTAGAGGTTAAATACGCTGAAGGAATTGTTAACAATCTTGATGAACTGCTTGAATTACTCGGATATACCGAAGCGGATGTAAGACCTCTTGAAGTAAGCATGGCAGAAAAAATTGCCCGCTTTATCACGAATCCATTTGTTTATTCAATTTTACTAACGATTGGTTTCCTTGGTATCGTACTGGAATTATTCTCACCAGGTTTTGGGGTTTCCGGGTTTATCGGAATATCAGCATTGCTGCTGTTTTTTTACGGACATCTCGTCGCTGGACTTACTGGCTATGAAACCCTTATTCTATTTATTACCGGACTCGCCCTTATATTATTAGAGTTATTTATATCAGGAGGTATAGTAGGGATCCTCGGTTTTGTGGCAATTATTTCAAGTTTATTTTTAGCAGCAGATAACGTGGTACATATGGGAATATCCCTGCTTATAGCCATTGTCGTTTCCATCTTGATTTCTATTTTATTGATTAAGGTTTTTGGTAAAAAATTGCGACTGTTTAAAAAGCTCATTTTAACCGATTCCACGAATACAGAAAGCGGATATGTTTCTAATATAAATCGATCAGAATTAGTTGGTTTGGATGGCTATGCGTTAACCATACTACGACCATCCGGCACCATCCTTATTGGTAACGAACGGATAGACGCCGTAAGTGAAGGAGCCTTTATTGACAAAGGTTCCAAGGTAAAAGTAGTAAAGGCAGAAGGAGCCCGAATTGTTGTCAGAGCCAGAACAAACTTGGATAAATAG